A region from the Candidatus Electrothrix scaldis genome encodes:
- the aprB gene encoding adenylyl-sulfate reductase subunit beta — translation MPSYVNPEKCDGCKGGDKTACMYICPNDLMVLNTEEMKAYNQEPDACWECYSCVKICPQGAIAVRGYDDFVPMGGQVHPMRSSDSIMWTIKFRNGNVKRFKFPIRTTAEGSANAYPDEKGVNLDDECLTLETELKKPTMLA, via the coding sequence ATGCCAAGTTACGTAAATCCAGAGAAATGTGATGGTTGCAAGGGTGGTGATAAAACCGCTTGTATGTACATCTGCCCCAATGACCTGATGGTGCTGAACACCGAAGAGATGAAGGCGTACAATCAGGAACCGGATGCATGCTGGGAGTGTTACTCCTGTGTTAAGATCTGTCCGCAGGGTGCTATCGCTGTTCGCGGTTATGATGACTTCGTACCGATGGGCGGTCAGGTACATCCTATGCGTTCTTCTGACTCCATTATGTGGACCATCAAATTCCGTAACGGCAATGTCAAGCGTTTTAAGTTCCCGATCCGCACAACTGCTGAAGGTAGTGCTAACGCTTATCCTGATGAGAAAGGTGTAAATCTGGATGACGAGTGCCTGACGCTTGAGACTGAGCTGAAAAAGCCCACCATGCTTGCTTAG
- a CDS encoding FAD:protein FMN transferase codes for MNNSSKRPQRGLTRRSFLHIAALAGCVGAARFFPFSSDDPQIITVRESFPLMGTQLNLTVYSPDRDQAEAAITAMMTRMQGLEGKLSRHQQTSEVAVLNRTGSLNQPSKELLAVLELANTVHKKTAGAFDITVLPLLTLYQQQKQALITQSTLVQSLVQNIGQEQLQLTSSQVRFASKDAVNNTAGNAGDLGITLDGIGKGYIVDQGVATLKSFGFQQVLVEAGGDLLVTGGKPHGAPWQIGIKKPRPEMPGELLTVAGEDMAVATSGDYFQPFSPDLLSHHILNPKTGFSPPELASCTITAPNAALADALATGCMVLGTKDSIDMLSDMPGCEGLFIGKDLSVHKTKGFAG; via the coding sequence ATGAATAATTCCTCTAAGCGCCCCCAACGAGGCCTGACCCGTCGTTCCTTTCTTCATATAGCGGCCCTTGCCGGTTGTGTCGGTGCTGCCCGCTTTTTTCCTTTTTCTTCTGATGATCCCCAGATTATCACCGTTCGTGAGTCCTTTCCTCTGATGGGGACCCAGCTCAACCTCACGGTGTACAGCCCGGACCGGGATCAAGCCGAGGCAGCAATCACGGCCATGATGACTCGTATGCAGGGCCTTGAAGGCAAACTCTCCCGCCACCAGCAGACAAGCGAGGTCGCGGTACTGAACCGCACCGGTTCGCTGAATCAACCGAGCAAGGAACTTCTCGCCGTCCTTGAGCTTGCTAATACTGTTCATAAGAAAACGGCAGGTGCTTTTGATATCACGGTGCTTCCTCTCCTGACCCTGTATCAGCAGCAAAAACAGGCCTTGATCACGCAAAGCACCCTTGTCCAGAGCCTAGTCCAGAACATCGGCCAGGAACAGCTTCAGCTCACCTCCTCTCAGGTTCGTTTCGCCAGCAAGGACGCAGTAAATAACACAGCCGGGAACGCGGGAGACCTCGGAATAACCCTGGACGGCATCGGTAAGGGCTATATCGTGGATCAGGGGGTTGCCACTCTGAAATCTTTTGGTTTTCAGCAGGTATTAGTGGAAGCTGGCGGCGATCTGCTGGTTACCGGCGGCAAGCCTCACGGAGCACCCTGGCAAATCGGCATCAAAAAACCGCGCCCGGAGATGCCCGGTGAGTTACTTACCGTTGCCGGTGAAGATATGGCCGTGGCCACCTCCGGTGATTATTTCCAACCCTTCAGCCCGGACCTGCTTTCTCATCATATCCTCAATCCTAAAACCGGCTTTTCCCCACCCGAACTGGCAAGCTGCACTATAACGGCCCCCAATGCGGCCTTGGCCGATGCCTTAGCAACGGGCTGTATGGTGCTGGGGACTAAAGACAGTATAGATATGCTGTCAGATATGCCAGGCTGCGAGGGACTGTTCATCGGAAAGGATTTATCTGTTCATAAAACTAAGGGATTTGCGGGCTGA